The following are encoded in a window of Magnolia sinica isolate HGM2019 chromosome 11, MsV1, whole genome shotgun sequence genomic DNA:
- the LOC131218213 gene encoding disease resistance protein RPS5-like — MPFSVGTSSMTFQEEIRGTGKWWDTLEWDDPATKPLLHPLFKEVKGYNCNDNDDNDSNDSDEEEEEDNDDDDDRHEKEASEKKKQLLQRLEKADKNLDWIMNAKIGIVSAYGMGEVGKTTIMMNINNLLKDAKIFQSIIWVTVSEDLNLTRLQTDIVKKVELHFKEDDNEVSKAVALHEALMNRQKFLLILDDTWKSFSLKQVGIPKPTEENGCKIALTSRSLDICSGMKIDKSIKVEELSKEEV; from the exons ATGCCTTTCTCTGTTGGCACCTCATCTATGACTTTTCAAGAAGAGATTAGGGGAACAGGAAAGTGGTGGGATACATTGGAATGGGATGATCCTGCCACTAAACCACTCCTCCACCCCCTTTTCAAAGAAGTGAAAGGATATAATTGTAATGACAACGATGACAATGATAGCAACGacagtgatgaagaagaagaagaagataatgatgacgatgatgatcgTCATGAAAAAGAAGCATCTGAAAAGAAGAAACAACTATTGCAACGATTAGAAAAAGCAG ATAAGAATTTGGATTGGATAATGAATGCAAAGATAGGAATAGTAAGCGCATATGGGATGGGCGAGGTAGGAAAAACGACCATCATGATGAACATTAATAATCTTCTCAAGGATGCCAAGATTTTTCAAAGTATTATCTGGGTGACTGTGTCTGAAGATCTTAACTTGACAAGGCTACAAACTGATATTGTAAAGAAagttgaactacacttcaaagaGGACGACAATGAAGTAAGCAAAGCAGTAGCGTTACATGAAGCATTAATGAACAGGCAGAAGTTTTTGCTCATCCTAGATGATACGTGGAAGTCATTTTCACTAAAACAAGTTGGAATTCCTAAGCCTACTGAAGAAAATGGTTGCAAGATAGCATTAACATCTCGGTCATTGGATATTTGCAGTGGAATGAAGATAGATAAAAGCATTAAAGTAGAAGAACTTTCCAAAGAGGAAGTTTGA
- the LOC131218212 gene encoding probable disease resistance protein At5g43730: MDAKIGMVGVYRMGGVGKTTIMININNRLKDAKLFQSIIWVTVSEDLNLKRLQTDNAKKVELDFKEDDNEVSRAAALHEALMNRQKFLLILDDMWKSFSLKQVGIPEPSEENGYKIALTSRSLDVCHGMKTDKNIKVEELSKEEA, encoded by the coding sequence ATGGATGCAAAGATAGGAATGGTAGGCGTATATAGGATGGGCGGGGTAGGAAAGACGACCATTATGATAAACATTAACAATCGTCTCAAGGATGCCAAGCTTTTTCAAAGTATTATCTGGGTGACTGTGTCTGAAGATCTTAACTTGAAGAGGCTACAAACTGATAATGCAAAGAAAGTTGAACTAGACTTCAAAGAGGACGACAATGAAGTAAGCAGAGCAGCAGCGTTACATGAAGCATTAATGAACAGGCAGAAGTTTTTGCTCATCCTAGATGATATGTGGAAGTCATTTTCACTAAAACAAGTTGGAATTCCTGAACCTAGTGAAGAAAATGGTTACAAGATAGCATTGACATCTCGGTCATTGGATGTTTGCCATGGAATGAAGACAGATAAAAACATTAAAGTAGAAGAACTTTCCAAAGAGGAAGCATGA